A portion of the Dethiosulfovibrio faecalis genome contains these proteins:
- a CDS encoding serine kinase — protein sequence MNELVDKLGLTVLTAGDVQADVSGMVVGDLLSFVMAKGQPGWGWITIHSHVNVAAVAVLRDMPLVIVAAGRPVEEDLVARCDAEGITLAKTEMSAYGLCGRIYGMGLVEGE from the coding sequence GTGAATGAGCTAGTGGATAAATTAGGGTTGACCGTGCTGACCGCCGGAGACGTCCAGGCGGATGTGTCCGGGATGGTCGTCGGCGATCTGTTGAGTTTCGTCATGGCCAAAGGACAGCCCGGCTGGGGATGGATAACCATACATTCCCACGTAAACGTGGCGGCCGTGGCGGTGCTCAGGGATATGCCTCTAGTTATAGTGGCGGCGGGCCGTCCTGTCGAGGAGGACCTGGTGGCCCGATGCGACGCCGAGGGAATAACCCTGGCGAAGACGGAGATGTCCGCCTACGGCCTGTGCGGCAGGATATACGGCATGGGGCTCGTCGAGGGGGAATGA
- a CDS encoding PHP domain-containing protein — protein MTLKPFVVDLHLHTVLSPCGELEMGAPEIVSRAVEQGIDLLAVTDHNSCLNYPALAGAAEGQPIRIIPGMEIQSAEDVHVVALFGDYGSALVCQEWVWDTLPDVPNREDVFGYQVVIDRDNGVVDMVSRLLIQGTDRSVDRVVDRVHELRGVAILAHVDRPAFSYPAVLGFVPKSLPVDGLELSPRVTTDEIGLWRESYPDRTFLRSSDSHRLEEISKDRCSLMFLEEPTFDEVALALRGEGGRSVII, from the coding sequence ATGACCTTGAAGCCCTTCGTCGTCGATCTCCATCTCCACACCGTCCTGTCCCCCTGCGGCGAGCTGGAGATGGGGGCTCCGGAGATAGTGAGCAGAGCGGTCGAACAGGGCATAGACTTACTGGCGGTGACCGACCACAACAGTTGCCTCAACTACCCGGCTCTGGCGGGGGCGGCGGAGGGTCAGCCCATAAGGATAATCCCAGGCATGGAGATCCAGTCGGCCGAGGACGTTCACGTGGTGGCCCTGTTCGGCGATTACGGCTCGGCCCTTGTCTGTCAGGAGTGGGTCTGGGATACCCTGCCCGATGTCCCCAACAGAGAGGACGTCTTTGGGTATCAGGTCGTAATAGACCGGGATAACGGGGTGGTCGACATGGTCTCCAGGCTCTTGATACAGGGAACGGATCGTTCGGTGGATCGTGTGGTAGATCGGGTCCATGAGCTGAGGGGAGTGGCCATACTGGCCCACGTGGACAGACCGGCTTTTTCCTATCCCGCCGTCCTCGGTTTCGTGCCAAAGAGCCTCCCGGTGGACGGACTGGAGCTTTCCCCCAGGGTCACGACGGACGAGATCGGCCTTTGGAGGGAGAGCTATCCCGACCGAACCTTTCTCAGGTCGTCCGATTCCCATCGACTGGAGGAGATATCGAAAGATCGCTGTTCTCTGATGTTTTTGGAGGAACCCACTTTTGACGAGGTCGCCCTGGCCCTTAGAGGAGAGGGTGGACGGTCTGTTATCATATGA
- a CDS encoding phosphatidylserine decarboxylase translates to MRFAKDGYVTIALAWSAVAAGTVLWIPSLILLLPVAALVLWFFRDPDRVPECGPEGWVSPADGEVVEIVSVDHPYTGTATKVGIFMNPLSVHVNRLPRAGTVEYMKYVPGKKWMAFADKASEDNERFYLGFHTDCGPSMVVQIAGFLARRIVSRTRRGGRYDRGQRFGMIKLGSKVDVYLPEGVQLKTSVGQKVFAGKTCIGVCRHERTD, encoded by the coding sequence ATGAGGTTCGCCAAGGACGGCTACGTCACCATAGCTCTTGCCTGGAGCGCCGTGGCGGCGGGGACGGTCCTATGGATCCCTTCGCTGATTCTGCTGTTGCCGGTGGCCGCTTTGGTGCTGTGGTTCTTCAGGGACCCCGACAGGGTCCCCGAATGCGGCCCGGAGGGATGGGTCTCACCTGCGGACGGAGAGGTCGTGGAGATAGTTTCGGTGGACCATCCCTACACCGGTACTGCCACCAAAGTGGGCATATTCATGAACCCTCTCAGCGTGCACGTCAACAGGCTTCCCCGGGCCGGTACGGTGGAGTACATGAAATACGTTCCGGGCAAAAAATGGATGGCCTTCGCCGATAAGGCCTCGGAGGACAACGAAAGATTCTACCTAGGCTTCCACACCGACTGCGGGCCTTCCATGGTGGTCCAGATAGCCGGTTTTCTGGCGAGACGGATCGTCTCCAGGACCAGAAGGGGAGGTCGATACGATAGAGGTCAGCGTTTCGGCATGATTAAGTTGGGCTCTAAAGTTGACGTCTATCTTCCCGAAGGTGTACAGTTAAAGACATCTGTCGGACAAAAGGTTTTCGCCGGCAAAACCTGTATAGGAGTGTGTCGCCATGAGAGGACCGATTAA
- a CDS encoding ATP-binding protein: MLDDLSLHILDIAENSVGAGARNVTVDLVEDRAGGWLTLLVEDDGDGMDEETCAKVVDPFYTTRTTRKVGLGIPFLRQSAELCGGSLELSSRLGVGTSLKASFRLDSIDLPPMGDVPSSIVTLLMSDPTVRWIYRHEIDGRVFVLDSVEILDILGDPEALRDPNIALWLKEYMAENVGAIEETSPE, encoded by the coding sequence ATGCTTGACGATCTGTCCCTTCACATATTGGACATAGCTGAGAACAGTGTAGGAGCCGGAGCCCGTAACGTCACGGTAGATCTCGTAGAGGATCGTGCCGGAGGCTGGCTTACCCTTTTGGTGGAGGACGACGGCGACGGGATGGACGAGGAGACCTGCGCCAAGGTGGTGGATCCCTTCTACACCACAAGGACCACCAGAAAGGTCGGGCTGGGGATCCCCTTTCTACGTCAGTCGGCGGAGCTATGCGGTGGTTCTCTGGAACTATCCTCTCGCCTGGGAGTCGGTACCTCCTTGAAGGCCTCTTTTCGGCTGGACTCCATCGACCTTCCTCCGATGGGAGACGTTCCCTCGTCGATCGTGACCCTCCTGATGTCGGATCCGACTGTTCGGTGGATATATCGTCACGAGATAGACGGCAGGGTCTTCGTGCTGGATAGCGTGGAGATCCTGGATATTTTAGGAGACCCAGAGGCTCTGAGGGACCCGAACATAGCCCTGTGGCTTAAGGAATATATGGCTGAGAACGTCGGAGCGATCGAGGAAACTTCGCCCGAATAG
- a CDS encoding universal stress protein, translated as MKKILVAVDLSDLSEGLVRYGYEMAAMMDADIGFIHIVPHPTLWKGYEPWLPPQFGQEILEIAEKKLRRYIKSACSEESNTCIGYDPARIHVIVKEGNPATSIIDLAKDKDIDLIIMGHRGQSALEWFLVGSTATSVARYANCSVLIYRPPMEEEEESSEES; from the coding sequence ATGAAGAAGATACTGGTAGCAGTGGACCTCAGCGATCTCTCGGAGGGGTTGGTCCGTTACGGTTACGAGATGGCGGCTATGATGGATGCCGACATTGGCTTCATCCACATAGTTCCCCATCCAACGCTATGGAAGGGCTACGAGCCCTGGCTCCCGCCTCAGTTCGGCCAGGAGATACTGGAGATAGCGGAGAAAAAGCTGAGACGGTACATAAAGTCCGCCTGTAGCGAGGAGAGCAACACCTGTATAGGCTACGACCCGGCAAGGATACACGTAATAGTTAAAGAGGGCAATCCCGCCACCTCCATAATAGACCTGGCCAAGGATAAGGATATAGATCTGATAATAATGGGGCACAGAGGGCAGTCGGCTCTAGAGTGGTTCCTGGTCGGCAGCACCGCCACCTCGGTGGCCAGATATGCCAACTGTTCCGTGTTGATATACCGTCCTCCGATGGAGGAGGAAGAGGAGTCATCCGAGGAGAGTTGA
- a CDS encoding formate/nitrite transporter family protein — protein MKKPLDIARSVCDSAKTKAAWSVPQMMVLGGLAGAYVAFGGWAMTVTTFDVASVGVAKVIGGSVFSIGLILVVLAGAELFTGNCVMPLAVMAGRLPMRDVLRNWFWVYLANLLGAVLVAVLVYNTGLWRGDIGAKALAIAAGKMGLPWWEAFFRGILCNWIVVLAVWLSMSSETVIGKIWAIYFPIMVFVASGFEHSIANMYFMAMGILLKGDPSVVAAAALPAGDLGAVSLWGYVNNLIPVTVGNIVGGALFVAVLYFSVFKSNLVSR, from the coding sequence ATGAAAAAACCCCTGGACATCGCCCGTTCCGTATGCGATTCAGCCAAGACGAAGGCTGCTTGGTCCGTTCCTCAGATGATGGTCCTGGGAGGTCTGGCCGGAGCTTACGTCGCTTTCGGGGGCTGGGCGATGACTGTGACCACCTTCGACGTCGCCTCGGTCGGGGTCGCCAAGGTGATCGGAGGATCGGTCTTCAGCATAGGGCTTATACTGGTGGTCTTGGCCGGCGCGGAGCTCTTCACCGGCAATTGCGTTATGCCTCTTGCGGTCATGGCTGGCCGACTTCCCATGAGGGACGTGCTGAGAAACTGGTTTTGGGTGTATCTAGCCAACTTACTGGGGGCTGTCTTGGTGGCGGTTCTCGTGTATAATACTGGACTGTGGCGAGGTGATATAGGAGCCAAGGCTCTGGCCATCGCTGCGGGAAAGATGGGTCTTCCCTGGTGGGAGGCTTTCTTTCGGGGCATACTTTGCAACTGGATAGTGGTCTTGGCCGTGTGGCTCTCCATGAGCTCCGAGACCGTGATAGGAAAGATATGGGCGATCTACTTTCCCATAATGGTCTTCGTGGCCTCTGGATTCGAGCACTCGATCGCCAACATGTACTTTATGGCCATGGGGATTCTTCTGAAGGGAGACCCCTCGGTTGTCGCCGCTGCGGCTCTTCCTGCCGGTGACCTCGGAGCCGTCAGCCTCTGGGGATACGTCAACAACCTGATACCGGTCACGGTCGGCAACATCGTGGGAGGAGCTCTCTTCGTGGCGGTTCTTTATTTCTCGGTATTTAAATCCAATCTTGTCTCGCGGTGA
- a CDS encoding alpha/beta hydrolase, with translation MSGFYVDAPGSYGDRSVRIEVLEAPKGSPWVVCLFHGVYGVASLEEGNKYGDLARRLSERGITTCLVETSRDERNRSDFPDRSDWAYAAFSGKKYGQELFDHMSGLSKVSELFPDGRICLWGFSLGGIDSLMIAGGAVEPVSDLGLEVPSVPLDRVEALVISGSGDTLRSGSSIKTSLPVLSSICEPEVLREACRNVEVSSVDFFYGSEDDTFDELSCRRLFDLISVSSSYFTVIDGADHPFRSLDGVPSTQPLDLMAETVSAHLQGQPGDCPR, from the coding sequence ATGAGCGGTTTTTATGTGGATGCGCCTGGAAGTTACGGCGATCGTTCCGTCAGGATCGAGGTCCTCGAGGCCCCTAAGGGAAGCCCTTGGGTGGTCTGTCTCTTTCACGGTGTCTACGGAGTGGCGTCTCTGGAGGAGGGCAATAAATACGGAGATCTGGCCAGGAGACTGTCGGAACGGGGAATAACTACCTGTCTGGTCGAGACAAGCAGGGACGAGAGGAACAGGTCAGATTTTCCCGACCGGTCCGATTGGGCCTACGCCGCTTTTTCTGGAAAAAAATACGGCCAGGAGCTTTTCGACCATATGTCGGGGCTAAGCAAGGTTTCCGAGTTATTTCCCGATGGGAGGATCTGCCTATGGGGGTTTTCTCTCGGTGGAATAGACTCTCTAATGATCGCAGGAGGAGCGGTGGAGCCGGTTTCCGATCTTGGCCTGGAGGTCCCCTCCGTGCCTTTGGACCGGGTAGAGGCTTTGGTCATCTCCGGTAGCGGCGATACCCTGAGGTCCGGCAGTTCCATAAAGACCTCCTTGCCTGTACTGAGCTCCATCTGTGAGCCCGAGGTCCTCCGGGAGGCCTGCCGAAACGTGGAGGTCTCCTCTGTGGATTTCTTTTACGGAAGCGAGGACGATACCTTCGACGAGCTCTCCTGTCGGAGGCTTTTCGACCTGATATCGGTCTCCAGCAGTTACTTTACCGTGATCGACGGGGCCGATCATCCCTTCAGGAGCCTAGATGGAGTTCCCTCTACACAACCTCTGGATCTTATGGCGGAGACGGTGTCGGCTCATCTCCAGGGCCAGCCGGGCGATTGTCCCAGATAA
- the gyrA gene encoding DNA gyrase subunit A, with amino-acid sequence MEEQTLFGKIIRHPLVEEIKRSYLDYAMSVIVGRALPDARDGLKPVQRRILFAMQELGLRHNQSYKKSARVVGETMGKYHPHGDSAIYDTMVRLAQNFSMRYTLVDGQGNFGSIDGDSAAAMRYTEARLQELGELMLQDIDEDTVEWGPNFDESLKEPMVLPSQVPNLLVNGSTGIAVGMATNMPPHNLGEVVDAICYLIEAGDQAEFGELMARMPGPDFPTGGIILGKDGIIDAYRTGRGRLVVQGLVHVEEGKRGKSNVVITEIPYMVNKTTMIETIASCVQNKTIDGVTDIRDESDRKGLRVVLEVSRDVDPELVIRQLYRRSQLQNTFGVINLALVDGRPVELSLTDMLHVFLGHRRTVVRRRTEFRLQKAEARAHILEGLVKALDVIERVIALIRGSDNAALAKERLVEELGFTEIQAQAILDMKLQRLTGLERDKLNDEFAGLLADIQRYRSILDSEKVLDGVIVEELVALKGKYGDDRRTKIVDRVGQDCSDEDLIPREDIVVMLSRDGYLRRVPLEDYSLQAKGGKGRRGARLREEDEVSLMGVGTTHDDIFLFTSKGRVFAIKGYVISESRTGKGKLIGKYISLEDDERVVSMKTRRGQEAGFLFFLTRRGIAKRLPSSELDNLTRAGRRVVTLDEGDEIAQILPTSGMDDLLLISAMGQALRVSEDEFRPMGRSARGVKAMRLKDGDRIISCEVVTEDRRPILVSETGIGKRTNFEDFTVHHRGGGGMKVMTTNSRTGLLAAATSVSEDDEIIVMTAKGRMIRVAAKEIRVLGRTAAGSIVVRLDGGDSVVDLSVVKMDGEDLE; translated from the coding sequence ATGGAAGAACAGACTCTTTTCGGAAAGATAATCCGTCATCCTCTGGTGGAGGAGATCAAGAGGAGCTATCTGGACTACGCTATGAGCGTCATAGTCGGGAGAGCTCTCCCCGACGCCAGGGACGGATTGAAGCCGGTGCAGAGGCGTATCCTCTTCGCCATGCAGGAACTGGGGCTCAGACACAATCAATCTTACAAGAAGTCCGCCAGGGTGGTCGGAGAGACCATGGGTAAGTACCATCCTCACGGAGACTCGGCCATATACGATACCATGGTTCGACTGGCCCAGAATTTCAGTATGCGTTACACCCTGGTCGATGGACAGGGCAACTTCGGCTCCATCGATGGAGACAGCGCCGCCGCCATGAGATACACAGAGGCCAGACTCCAGGAGCTGGGAGAGCTTATGCTTCAGGATATCGACGAGGACACGGTGGAGTGGGGCCCCAACTTCGACGAATCCCTGAAGGAGCCTATGGTGTTGCCCTCCCAGGTGCCCAACCTTTTGGTTAACGGAAGCACCGGCATTGCAGTCGGTATGGCCACCAATATGCCTCCCCACAACCTTGGAGAGGTCGTCGATGCCATATGTTATCTCATAGAGGCGGGAGACCAGGCCGAGTTCGGCGAGCTGATGGCTCGTATGCCCGGTCCGGATTTTCCGACCGGCGGGATAATTCTCGGAAAGGACGGCATAATAGACGCCTACCGCACCGGTCGAGGCCGCCTGGTGGTGCAGGGATTGGTGCACGTGGAGGAGGGCAAGAGGGGTAAGAGCAACGTCGTCATCACCGAGATCCCCTATATGGTCAACAAGACCACAATGATAGAGACCATAGCTTCATGTGTGCAAAACAAGACCATCGACGGAGTCACCGACATCAGGGACGAGTCGGACCGAAAGGGGCTCAGGGTAGTGCTCGAGGTCTCCAGGGACGTCGACCCCGAGCTCGTAATAAGACAGCTCTACAGGAGGAGCCAGCTCCAGAACACCTTCGGGGTGATAAACCTCGCATTGGTGGACGGACGGCCGGTGGAGCTTTCCCTGACCGATATGCTCCATGTCTTCCTGGGGCATAGAAGGACCGTCGTCAGACGGAGGACCGAGTTCCGGCTGCAGAAGGCCGAGGCCAGGGCCCATATTTTGGAGGGGCTGGTGAAGGCCCTAGACGTGATAGAAAGGGTCATAGCCCTGATCAGAGGGTCGGACAACGCCGCTTTAGCCAAGGAACGGCTTGTGGAGGAACTGGGCTTCACAGAGATCCAGGCTCAGGCCATCCTGGACATGAAGCTTCAGAGACTCACCGGACTCGAGAGGGATAAGCTCAACGACGAGTTCGCCGGGCTTCTTGCCGATATCCAGAGGTATCGTTCGATCCTGGACAGCGAGAAGGTCCTGGACGGCGTCATAGTGGAGGAACTGGTCGCCTTGAAGGGCAAATACGGCGACGATCGCAGGACCAAGATCGTGGACAGGGTGGGTCAGGACTGCTCCGACGAGGACCTCATACCCCGGGAGGACATCGTGGTAATGCTCTCCCGGGACGGTTATCTGCGCAGGGTTCCCCTTGAGGACTACTCGCTTCAGGCTAAGGGAGGCAAGGGTCGTAGAGGAGCCAGGCTCAGGGAGGAGGACGAGGTGTCTCTCATGGGAGTGGGGACCACCCACGACGACATCTTCCTCTTCACCAGCAAGGGCAGGGTGTTCGCCATAAAGGGGTACGTCATATCCGAGAGCAGGACCGGAAAGGGCAAGCTCATCGGCAAATACATCTCCCTAGAGGACGACGAGAGAGTCGTCAGCATGAAGACCCGCAGAGGCCAAGAAGCCGGTTTCCTCTTCTTCCTTACGAGAAGGGGCATAGCCAAGAGGCTTCCCTCCTCCGAGCTGGACAACCTCACCAGGGCGGGCCGCAGGGTGGTAACCCTCGACGAGGGAGACGAGATAGCCCAGATCCTTCCCACCTCCGGGATGGACGACCTCCTTTTGATCTCCGCCATGGGACAGGCCCTGAGGGTCTCGGAGGACGAATTCCGTCCCATGGGCAGGTCCGCCAGAGGAGTCAAGGCGATGAGACTCAAGGACGGAGATAGGATAATAAGCTGCGAGGTAGTCACGGAGGATCGTCGTCCCATCCTGGTCAGCGAGACCGGCATAGGAAAGAGGACGAACTTCGAGGACTTCACCGTCCACCACAGGGGCGGAGGCGGCATGAAGGTCATGACGACCAACTCCAGAACCGGGTTGCTCGCAGCCGCTACGTCCGTCTCCGAGGACGACGAGATCATAGTCATGACCGCCAAAGGCCGCATGATTCGGGTGGCGGCTAAGGAGATCAGGGTACTCGGCCGTACCGCAGCAGGATCGATAGTGGTCCGTCTGGACGGCGGGGACTCGGTGGTGGATCTGAGCGTGGTTAAAATGGACGGAGAGGATCTGGAATGA
- the pssA gene encoding CDP-diacylglycerol--serine O-phosphatidyltransferase, translated as MRGPIKLKGHDIHWRAYIPNMITSGNLLCGMLSLILTMKGQFFPAAWLVAFAVFFDFMDGKVARMLGVSSAFGVEFDSLGDVVSFGVAPAILVYSTVLSSVPGVGGALVAVFFALCGALRLARFNVVHVPGPFQGLPIPAGGLFLASWTIAGVSLSPAAMAAMVVLAGSLMISTVSYSNLKGLKRGGVDRKRMLFLKVLVATVVFLLKEKALLALISVYIVSGLIRFDWQAWLSIAEEDSVEYDGD; from the coding sequence ATGAGAGGACCGATTAAGCTGAAGGGCCACGATATTCACTGGAGGGCCTACATCCCTAACATGATAACCAGCGGGAACCTGCTCTGCGGCATGTTGTCTTTGATATTGACCATGAAGGGGCAGTTTTTCCCCGCGGCCTGGCTGGTCGCTTTCGCCGTCTTCTTCGACTTCATGGACGGAAAGGTCGCCAGGATGCTGGGGGTCAGCAGCGCCTTCGGAGTGGAGTTCGACAGTCTCGGCGACGTCGTGAGTTTCGGCGTGGCTCCGGCCATACTGGTCTACTCGACGGTGTTGTCCTCCGTTCCCGGTGTCGGGGGGGCTTTAGTGGCGGTCTTCTTCGCCCTCTGTGGGGCGCTTCGTCTCGCCCGGTTCAACGTCGTTCACGTTCCCGGTCCCTTCCAGGGACTTCCCATACCGGCGGGGGGGCTCTTTCTGGCCTCCTGGACCATCGCCGGTGTCTCTTTGTCTCCGGCGGCGATGGCGGCCATGGTGGTTTTGGCTGGATCTCTAATGATCTCCACCGTTTCCTACAGCAATCTGAAGGGGCTTAAAAGAGGTGGAGTTGATCGAAAGAGGATGCTCTTCCTGAAGGTCCTGGTGGCCACGGTGGTGTTTCTCCTCAAGGAAAAGGCTCTCTTGGCCCTGATATCGGTCTACATAGTAAGCGGTCTCATCCGCTTCGACTGGCAGGCCTGGCTGTCCATTGCGGAAGAGGACTCTGTGGAATACGACGGAGATTAA
- the mce gene encoding methylmalonyl-CoA epimerase yields the protein MNVKVVDHIGIAVKSIEESLKFWEDSLGIHCHGVEEVADQKVKTAFLPIEETEIELLEGTSEDSPVSKFIEKKGEGIHHMAIRVDDLEKALAELKEKGVRLIDETPRIGAGGAKIAFVHPKASGGVLLELCERS from the coding sequence GTGAACGTAAAGGTCGTGGACCACATCGGAATAGCGGTTAAGAGCATAGAGGAATCCTTAAAGTTCTGGGAGGATAGTCTCGGTATCCACTGTCATGGAGTGGAGGAGGTCGCAGATCAAAAGGTGAAGACCGCCTTCCTTCCCATCGAGGAGACGGAGATAGAGCTTCTGGAAGGGACCTCGGAGGACAGCCCGGTCTCCAAGTTCATAGAGAAGAAGGGCGAGGGTATCCACCACATGGCGATCAGGGTTGACGATCTCGAGAAAGCCTTGGCCGAGCTGAAGGAAAAGGGTGTTCGCCTGATAGACGAGACCCCCAGAATCGGAGCCGGCGGCGCAAAGATAGCTTTCGTGCATCCCAAGGCCAGCGGCGGTGTCTTGCTGGAACTCTGCGAGAGAAGCTGA
- a CDS encoding prepilin peptidase, with protein MSLPSYTLAAIGAVIGAVAGSFFNVVAERTVSERPWWGSERSTCPSCGQTLQALDLIPLISWVVSGGRCRYCKAAISMRYPIVELLYSMWGAVALYLWGPSPAGVGAMAGGWLMMLNALTDLESGYVYDHLAGTIAATGALLRIFGGTEALLDGAIGAAAAAGIIAIIVILSRGGMGWGDATLMGGAGALLGWKMALIATYLGFMIGGLFAVLLLLLKKAARKDSVPLAPFLTAGFMAALVWGPDILGYLGQSPGWPWR; from the coding sequence ATGTCGCTTCCCAGCTATACCCTGGCGGCCATAGGAGCGGTGATAGGAGCGGTGGCGGGATCTTTTTTCAACGTCGTCGCAGAGAGGACCGTCTCGGAGAGACCCTGGTGGGGCTCGGAGAGGTCCACCTGTCCCAGCTGTGGTCAAACCTTGCAGGCCCTGGATCTGATCCCTCTGATCTCCTGGGTCGTCTCCGGAGGAAGATGCAGATACTGTAAAGCCGCCATATCGATGAGATACCCCATCGTGGAGCTGCTTTACTCTATGTGGGGGGCGGTGGCCCTCTACCTATGGGGACCGTCTCCGGCAGGAGTCGGGGCTATGGCGGGGGGATGGCTGATGATGCTCAACGCCCTGACGGACCTCGAGTCGGGCTACGTCTACGACCACCTGGCCGGGACCATCGCCGCGACAGGAGCGCTACTTCGGATTTTCGGAGGGACGGAAGCCCTGCTGGACGGGGCTATCGGCGCCGCCGCCGCCGCTGGGATCATAGCGATCATAGTGATATTGAGCAGAGGCGGAATGGGCTGGGGAGACGCAACTCTGATGGGAGGAGCGGGAGCTCTTCTCGGATGGAAGATGGCCTTGATAGCCACCTATCTGGGATTCATGATAGGCGGACTCTTCGCCGTACTTCTCTTGTTGTTGAAAAAGGCGGCAAGAAAGGACTCGGTTCCCCTCGCTCCCTTTCTGACCGCCGGGTTCATGGCAGCTCTCGTATGGGGACCCGACATACTGGGTTATCTGGGACAATCGCCCGGCTGGCCCTGGAGATGA
- a CDS encoding nitroreductase family protein codes for MEKKARTNYPINDLLVRRWSPRAFSSKIPGKEIVLSFFEAARWAPSCFNEQPWTFIYATKEDPEEFQTMLDCLVPGNVRWASEAPVLVIAVAAEKFASGRDNLWAWHDVGMAVENLILEATSKGLFAHPMAGFDGDKIKETYDIPEDYTPVTAIAIGYPGEASSLPEDLQEAEVAQRERKAVYEFTFRRTWGDNRGV; via the coding sequence ATGGAAAAAAAAGCGAGAACAAACTACCCTATAAACGACCTTTTGGTCAGACGATGGAGCCCCAGGGCCTTTTCTTCCAAGATTCCCGGGAAGGAGATAGTCCTGTCCTTTTTCGAGGCCGCCCGATGGGCGCCGTCTTGTTTCAACGAGCAGCCCTGGACTTTTATCTACGCCACCAAAGAGGATCCCGAGGAGTTTCAGACCATGCTGGACTGTCTGGTACCGGGCAACGTCAGGTGGGCCTCGGAGGCACCGGTACTGGTTATAGCCGTGGCGGCGGAAAAATTCGCCAGCGGCAGGGACAACCTGTGGGCCTGGCACGACGTCGGGATGGCGGTTGAAAACCTCATACTCGAGGCCACGTCCAAGGGCCTGTTCGCCCATCCTATGGCCGGTTTCGATGGAGACAAAATCAAGGAGACCTACGATATACCTGAGGACTACACCCCTGTTACTGCCATAGCCATCGGATACCCCGGAGAGGCGTCTTCGCTTCCAGAGGATCTACAGGAGGCCGAGGTAGCACAGAGGGAGAGGAAAGCGGTTTACGAGTTCACCTTCCGCAGAACCTGGGGCGACAACAGAGGGGTTTAA